One segment of Panicum virgatum strain AP13 chromosome 1K, P.virgatum_v5, whole genome shotgun sequence DNA contains the following:
- the LOC120709143 gene encoding RNA-binding protein 42-like isoform X1: MSTQSISPAAASAQFTYPAAAAAAAAAATPSYFPVPFHLQNPQYAAWPAPAAAAPAVAPVPAYSAVYPMPQVQQAQQLFQKDSNIITPEAQATVKAAIANSEKDKKVEVTKKAVPRKAAGQSWEDPTLADWPENDFRLFCGDLGNEVNDDVLTKAFSKYPSFNMARVIRDKWTGKTKGYGFVSFANASDLAAALKEMNGKYVGNRPIKLRKSTWKNRIDFEALEKGKTQPQKKIKPQKRSVLHK, translated from the exons atgTCGACGCAGTCCAtttcgccggccgccgcgtccgcGCAGTTCACCtaccccgccgcggcggcggcggcggcggcggccgcgacccCGTCCTACTTCCCCGTGCCCTTCCACCTCCAGAACCCGCAGTACGCCGCGTGgcctgcgccggccgccgcggcgccggcggtcgcACCGGTGCCCGCGTACAGCGCCGTCTACCCCATGCCCCAGGTCCAGCAG GCACAGCAGCTGTTCCAGAAGGACTCGAACATAATCACTCCTGAGGCTCAAGCTACTGTCAAGGCTGCTATTGCAAATAGTGAGAAAGACAAAAAGGTTGAGGTTACAAAGAAGGCAGTGCCTCGAAAGGCAGCTGGGCAAAGTTGGGAGGACCCAACCTTGGCTGATTGGCCTGAAA ATGATTTCCGTTTGTTCTGTGGTGATCTTGGAAATGAAGTGAATGATGATGTTCTTACAAAGGCATTCTCAAAATATCCATCCTTTAACATGGCCAGG GTTATACGGGATAAATGGACTGGTAAGACTAAAGGATATGGTTTTGTTAGTTTTGCAAATGCGTCTGATCTTGCTGCTGCCTTGAAAGAGATGAACG GTAAATACGTCGGAAACCGGCCAATCAAATTACGGAAGAGCACATGGAAGAACAGGATAGACTTTGAAGCTTTGGAGAAGGGGAAG ACTCAACCACAGAAGAAAATCAAACCGCAGAAAAGAAGTGTTCTTCACAAGTGA
- the LOC120709134 gene encoding glycolipid transfer protein 1-like has translation MAETVFTPSLEGMKHVKAENGVILTKPFLEVCKQILPVLDKFGAAMAIVKSDIGGNITRLENKYSSDPSKYDHLYSMVQEEVQNKTAKGSSSCTNGLLWLTRAMDFLVELFRNLLEHPDWTMSQACTDSYTKTLKKFHGWLASSSFTVAMKLAPNRDKFMEVISGTGDINADIEKFCTTFSPFLKENHEFLASVGLDDMKAS, from the exons ATGGCAGAGACGGTGTTCACTCCATCCTTGGAAGGGATGAAGCATGTCAAGGCAGAAAATGGAGTCATTCTCACCAAGCCTTTCCTTGAAGTCTGCAAGCAAATATTGCCTGTCCTGG ATAAATTTGGAGCTGCTATGGCAATCGTAAAGAGTGACATCGGTGGCAATATCACA AGACTGGAAAACAAGTATTCTTCAGACCCATCAAAATATGACCACTTGTACAGCATGGTTCAGGAAGAAGTTCAAAACAAGACTGCAAAAGGTTCCTCGAGCTGCACAAATGGGCTTCTATGGCTCACAAG GGCCATGGATTTCCTTGTTGAGTTATTCCGTAACCTGCTTGAGCATCCAGACTGGACTATGAGTCAAGCTTGCACTGATTCGTACACCAAAACTCTGAAGAAATTTCATGGCTGGCTTGCCAGTTCTAGCTTTACG GTGGCCATGAAGCTTGCTCCTAACAGAGATAAATTTATGGAGGTCATTAGCGGAACAGGTGACATCAATGCAGATATTGAGAAATTTTGCACAACCTTTTCACCATTTCTCAAGGAAAATCACGAGTTTCTG GCAAGTGTTGGTCTTGATGATATGAAGGCTTCATAG
- the LOC120709143 gene encoding RNA-binding protein 42-like isoform X2: MSTQSISPAAASAQFTYPAAAAAAAAAATPSYFPVPFHLQNPQYAAWPAPAAAAPAVAPVPAYSAVYPMPQVQQAQQLFQKDSNIITPEAQATVKAAIANSEKDKKVEVTKKAVPRKAAGQSWEDPTLADWPENDFRLFCGDLGNEVNDDVLTKAFSKYPSFNMARVIRDKWTGKTKGYGFVSFANASDLAAALKEMNGKYVGNRPIKLRKSTWKNRIDFEALEKGKYQYLRRLSEV; this comes from the exons atgTCGACGCAGTCCAtttcgccggccgccgcgtccgcGCAGTTCACCtaccccgccgcggcggcggcggcggcggcggccgcgacccCGTCCTACTTCCCCGTGCCCTTCCACCTCCAGAACCCGCAGTACGCCGCGTGgcctgcgccggccgccgcggcgccggcggtcgcACCGGTGCCCGCGTACAGCGCCGTCTACCCCATGCCCCAGGTCCAGCAG GCACAGCAGCTGTTCCAGAAGGACTCGAACATAATCACTCCTGAGGCTCAAGCTACTGTCAAGGCTGCTATTGCAAATAGTGAGAAAGACAAAAAGGTTGAGGTTACAAAGAAGGCAGTGCCTCGAAAGGCAGCTGGGCAAAGTTGGGAGGACCCAACCTTGGCTGATTGGCCTGAAA ATGATTTCCGTTTGTTCTGTGGTGATCTTGGAAATGAAGTGAATGATGATGTTCTTACAAAGGCATTCTCAAAATATCCATCCTTTAACATGGCCAGG GTTATACGGGATAAATGGACTGGTAAGACTAAAGGATATGGTTTTGTTAGTTTTGCAAATGCGTCTGATCTTGCTGCTGCCTTGAAAGAGATGAACG GTAAATACGTCGGAAACCGGCCAATCAAATTACGGAAGAGCACATGGAAGAACAGGATAGACTTTGAAGCTTTGGAGAAGGGGAAG TATCAATATCTGAGAAGGTTGTCTGAAGTTTGA
- the LOC120709100 gene encoding casein kinase 1 → MEHVIGGKFKLGKKIGSGSFGELYLGVNIQSGEEVAIKLESVKSRHPQLHYESKLYMLLQGGTGIPHLKWFGVEGEYNVMVIDLLGPSLEDLFNFCSRKFSLKTVLMLADQMIARVEYMHTRGFLHRDIKPDNFLMGLGRKASQVYVIDYGLAKKYRDLQTHKHIPYRENKNLTGTARYASVNTHLGVEQSRRDDLESLGYVLMYFLRGSLPWQGLKAGTKKQKYDKISEKKMLTSIEALCKSYPTEFVTYFHYCRSLRFEDKPDYSYLKKIFRDLFMREGYQHDYVFDWTVARQAADNNRLRLSGRGGLVGPSADRAERAAARQDVPDRFPGPVDAFGRRTGSGSGHYGEHTKHRSLLDTLLAPKTTVDSDRRRLSSSRNGSTSRKALLSSSRGSGDPSDPNRSSHLVPTSSGSSRPSANQRLHQSTGLEGRTSSLSKPGRVVHEDPTTRNFERLTISADRRK, encoded by the exons ATGGAGCACGTGATCGGAGGGAAGTTCAAGCTGGGGAAGAAGATTGGGAGCGGATCTTTCGGGGAGCTCTACCTCG GCGTCAACATACAGAGCGGCGAGGAGGTGGCTATCAAGTTG GAATCTGTCAAATCAAGGCATCCTCAGCTTCATTATGAGTCAAAGCTATACATGCTTCTCCAAGGGGGAA CTGGGATTCCTCATTTGAAGTGGTTCGGAGTGGAGGGGGAGTACAATGTCATGGTCATTGATCTTCTTGGTCCAAGTCTGGAGGACTTATTCAACTTTTGCAGCAGAAAATTCTCTCTTAAAACAGTACTTATGCTAGCTGATCAGATG ATAGCGAGGGTAGAGTACATGCACACGAGGGGGTTTCTTCATCGTGATATCAAGCCAGACAACTTCCTTATGGGCTTAGGCCGTAAAGCAAGCCAG GTTTATGTCATTGACTATGGCCTTGCCAAGAAGTACCGGGACCTCCAAACTCATAAACACATACCATACAG GGAGAATAAAAATCTCACAGGAACAGCACGATATGCTAGTGTAAACACCCATCTTGGAGTAG AACAAAGCAGGAGAGACGACCTAGAGTCCCTTGGTTACGTGCTGATGTATTTCTTGAGAGGAAG CCTTCCTTGGCAAGGCTTGAAAGCCGGCACAAAAAAACAGAAGTATGACAAAATTAGTGAGAAGAAAATGCTAACTTCGATTGAG GCCCTCTGTAAATCTTATCCAACAGAATTCGTTACATACTTCCATTATTGCCGATCTTTACGATTTGAAGACAAGCCAGACTATAGCTATTTGAAGAAAATCTTCCGGGATTTATTCATGCGTGAAG GGTACCAGCATGATTATGTCTTTGATTGGACTGTAGCAAGGCAAGCTGCGGACAATAACAGATTGCGA CTGAGTGGGAGAGGTGGGTTGGTGGGACCATCGGCAGACCGAGCTGAGCGGGCTGCAG CGCGACAGGATGTTCCGGATAGATTCCCTGGTCCAGTTGATGCATTTGGTAGAAGAACCGGCTCTGGTTCTGGCCATTATGGTGAACACACAAAGCACAGATCTCTATTGGATACTCTTTTAGCACCCAAGACG ACTGTTGATTCAGATAGAAGAAGGCTTTCATCATCGCGAAATGGGAGCACGTCAAGGAAGGCCCTTCTGTCAAGCAGCAGAGGCTCTGGAGATCCCAGTGACCCGAACCGCAGTAGCCACCTAGTTCCgaccagcagcggcagcagccgcCCATCAGCTAATCAAAGGCTTCATCAGTCAACAGGACTTGAGGGCAGGACCTCATCATTGTCAAAACCCGGAAGGGTCGTCCATGAGGATCCCACTACGAGGAACTTTGAACGCCTTACTATCAGTGCAGACAGGAGGAaatga
- the LOC120709091 gene encoding pentatricopeptide repeat-containing protein At4g36680, mitochondrial-like, giving the protein MAALAILLRHGRGAQAQAHGIPLSRALATTTAGTDPGVLSVADATRRIRREQDPDRAVSILEAIDTASISAASTRHALSLAARRLSRSRRFADAEALLSSHLPASTTEPHLAAVLCSYASANLPEKALDAFRSTAPSLPTPISPLPFNALLSSFLRCRRHHRIPDLFSELSKEFSITPNATSYSILVKAYCMTRDDVKAKQTVDQMREQGISPTTSIYTTLIDSMYKQKKTEEAEHLWKEMVESGCKPDVATYNVKAMNYGLHGKPEEVLEAMTEMEAAGVKPDTITYNFLMAGYCRNGKLEDAKVLYHSLAEKGCSPNAATYKHMLAALCAHGDFDAGLGIVKESLKRHKVPDFRTMKGLVEGLAKGGRVAEAKNVIAEVKKRFPENLLSGWMKLEKELGLDSDSTLQSKGTSGELVVESKPVAADSEALELEGSAVEENAVSEESSDDEVPGHEVSSSAEMPRGPA; this is encoded by the coding sequence ATGGCTGCGCTCGCGATCCTCCTccgccacggccgcggcgcccAGGCCCAGGCCCACGGCATCCCCCTCTCCCGTGCGCTCGCCACGACCACAGCCGGCACCGACCCCGGCGTCCTCTCGGTGGCCGACGCCACGCGGCGCATCCGCCGCGAGCAAGATCCGGACCGCGCGGTCTCCATCCTGGAGGCCATCGACACGGCCTCCATCTCGGCCGCCTCCACCCGCCACGCGCTCTCACTGGCCGCTCGCCGCCTCTCCCGCTCCCGTCGCTTTGCCGACGCGGAGGCGCTCCTCTCCTCCCATCTCCCCGCGTCCACCACCGagccccacctcgccgccgtcctctgCTCCTACGCCTCCGCCAACCTTCCCGAGAAGGCCCTCGACGCCTTCCGATCCACTGCACCGTCCCTCCCAACACCCATCTCCCCGCTCCCCTTCAacgccctcctctcctccttcctacgatgccgccgccaccaccgcatccCTGACCTCTTCTCCGAGCTCTCCAAGGAGTTCTCCATCACCCCCAACGCCACATCCTACAGCATCCTTGTCAAGGCCTACTGCATGACCCGCGACGATGTTAAGGCGAAACAAACCGTGGATCAAATGCGTGAGCAAGGTATCTCGCCGACCACCAGTATCTACACCACATTGATCGATTCAATGTATAAGCAGAAGAAGACTGAGGAAGCCGAGCACTTGTGGAAGGAGATGGTAGAGAGTGGATGCAAGCCCGATGTGGCAACTTACAATGTGAAGGCCATGAACTATGGACTCCATGGGAAACCGGAAGAGGTACTGGAGGCGATGACGGAGATGGAGGCTGCTGGAGTGAAGCCAGACACCATCACCTACAATTTCCTCATGGCTGGCTATTGCAGGAATGGGAAACTGGAGGATGCCAAGGTTCTGTACCATTCACTAGCTGAGAAGGGGTGCTCCCCAAATGCTGCCACGTACAAGCACATGTTGGCAGCGCTGTGTGCCCATGGCGACTTTGATGCTGGGTTGGGCATCGTCAAGGAAAGCTTGAAGAGGCACAAGGTGCCAGATTTTAGGACAATGAAAGGATTGGTTGAGGGATTGGCAAAGGGAGGCAGGGTGGCTGAGGCCAAGAATGTTATTGCTGAGGTGAAGAAGAGGTTCCCAGAGAATTTGTTGTCTGGGTGGATGAAGCTTGAGAAGGAGCTTGGGTTGGACTCGGATAGCACTCTTCAGTCAAAAGGTACATCTGGAGAACTTGTTGTGGAGTCAAAGCCTGTTGCCGCAGATTCAGAGGCACTTGAGCTGGAAGGATCCGCCGTTGAAGAAAATGCTGTATCTGAAGAATCCAGCGATGATGAAGTGCCTGGACACGAGGTATCCTCTAGTGCGGAAATGCCACGAGGCCCTGCCTAA
- the LOC120709126 gene encoding 60S ribosomal protein L14-1-like codes for MPFKRFVEIGRVALVNYGKDYGRLVVIVDVVDQNRALVDAPDMVRCQMNFKRLSLTDIKIDIKRVPKKTTLIKAMEEADVKTKWENSSWGKKLIVQKRRAALNDFDRFKVMLAKIKRGGAVRQELAKLKKASTA; via the exons ATG CCGTTCAAGAGGTTCGTGGAGATCGGGCGCGTGGCCCTGGTGAACTACGGCAAGGACTATGGCCgcctcgtcgtcatcgtcgacGTGGTCGACCAGAACAGG GCACTTGTGGATGCCCCTGACATGGTCAGGTGCCAGATGAACTTCAAGCGGCTCTCACTTACCGACATCAAGATTGACATCAAACGAGTACCCAAGAAGACAACCCTGATCAAGGCGATGGAGGAAGCTG ATGTGAAGACCAAGTGGGAGAACAGCTCATGGGGCAAGAAGCTGATTGTCCAAAAGAGGAGAGCAGCGCTCAATGACTTTGATAGGTTCAAGGTCATGTTGGCGAAGATCAAG AGGGGTGGGGCGGTCAGGCAAGAGCTGGCCAAGCTCAAGAAGGCGTCCACAGCTTAG
- the LOC120709110 gene encoding phosphatidylinositol N-acetylglucosaminyltransferase subunit C-like, with the protein MKNSDGNRIRLQPMWRKVAYGGRQPGYDDNYTDESFLEEMVMNANVVKRDLLKVMIDSVSISQYLCIVALVVSTWTLTLNLDIDEATLLKLDVGLLLVGFSVLLLTTCPFSLKLLTKYVLNISFFISGLYVLAPIYHTLTRSISSDSIWALAVSLLLVHLFLHDYSGSTIRPPGALNNPKLTSNISLNASIVASVLVASRLPSRLHVFAIMLFSLQVFLFAPLITFCVKKYHFRLHLLFSFTLMVVTLSVTYQLHRMFFILLLSLLVFISVVCPYWLIRIQEYKFEINGPWDEAKLCFDITE; encoded by the coding sequence ATGAAGAATAGCGATGGAAACCGGATCAGGTTACAGCCAATGTGGAGAAAAGTTGCCTATGGGGGAAGGCAACCAGGTTATGATGACAACTACACTGACGAGTCATTCCTCGAGGAGATGGTTATGAATGCTAATGTCGTCAAGAGGGACCTTCTGAAAGTGATGATCGACTCCGTCTCCATTTCTCAATATCTCTGCATCGTTGCTCTTGTGGTTTCGACATGGACCTTGACGCTGAACTTGGACATTGATGAGGCTACCCTTCTCAAACTAGATGTTGGTCTCCTACTGGTTGGGTTCTCTGTCCTATTGCTCACGACTTGCCCATTCTCGCTGAAGCTTCTGACAAAGTATGTCCTCAACATATCATTCTTCATCAGTGGTCTTTATGTTCTTGCGCCCATTTACCATACCCTCACTAGATCCATCAGTTCAGACTCAATATGGGCCCTTGCTGTATCTCTTCTGCTGGTTCATCTCTTTCTGCATGACTATTCTGGTTCAACTATAAGGCCTCCAGGAGCACTCAACAATCCAAAGTTAACCAGCAACATCTCCTTGAATGCGTCGATAGTTGCATCTGTCCTTGTGGCTTCACGTCTGCCATCAAGGCTACATGTCTTTGCGATCATGCTCTTCTCCTTGCAAGTCTTCCTGTTTGCACCCCTCATTACATTTTGTGTCAAGAAGTACCACTTTAGGCTTCATCTGCTGTTCTCCTTCACATTGATGGTTGTGACCCTGAGTGTCACATACCAGTTGCACCGAATGTTCTTCATTCTACTGTTGTCACTTCTTGTGTTTATTTCAGTTGTTTGCCCTTATTGGCTTATTAGGATTCAAGAATACAAGTTTGAGATCAATGGCCCCTGGGATGAAGCAAAATTATGTTTTGATATAACTGAATGA